GCACCAGTCGGCGGTGAAATCGACCAGGACGGGCTGGCCGTGATTCAGGACGTCGGCGGCGAAGGTGGCGTCTGTGGTCATCGGGACTCCTCGGATTCGGCAGTGCAGGGGTCAGCCGGGCGCGCGGCAGCGGCGGCGAGCTTGTCGAGCAGGGCGGAGCGGACCGCGGCGAGGTCGCGCATGCAGGCCTCGACCTCCGCCAGCTTCCGCCGGTACACCTCGACCGACGCCGGGCACGCGTCGCCCGCGTCGTGGCCGGTGCGGAGGCAGTCGACGAACGGGCGAGTGTCGTCGAGGCTGAACCCGACCGTGCGCAGGGTCTGGATTTCCTTGACGAGCCGCAGGTGGTCCTCGTCGTACTCGCGATAGCCGTTCGCCGCGCGCGTCGCCGGGAGCAGGCCCTGTGCCTCGTAGAAGCGCAGGGCCCGCGTGGTGGTCCCGGCCCGCTGGGCCAGTTCGCCGATCCGCATGTCTTCGACGCTAAACCTTTACGCCAGCGTCAAGGCAAGGCGTGCGCGCGAGGCTGGGGGTATTCGCGGTATTTGACCGCGTTCGCCGCGCGGTTGCCCATGTACTCGAAGACGCGGCGGCCGATCGGACCGCTCAGCTGGCGGTACATCCGGTTGCGCTTGCGCAGCTTCTCCTCGGTGGACGGGACCAGGAAGTCGCCCGAACCGGCTCCGTTGCGCTGGCCAACGCGGGCGGGTTTGCGCAGCCGCTGCTCGTAGCGGGCGAAAGCGGTCGCGTGGTCGCCGCCCGCCGCGGCCAGCTCCCCGGCCAGCACCTGCGCGCCCATCATCGCGAGCCCGGTGCCCGATCCGCCCGGTCCGGCGCACCAGGCCGCGTCGCCGAGCAACACGACCCGGCCGCGCGACCAGCTGTCCAGCTTGATCTGGCCGACGGTGTCGAAGTACAGGTCGGGCGCGTCGGCGACGGCGGCGAGCAGGCGCGGGAGTTCCCATCCGGCGCCGGCGAAGACCTCGGTGACGATGTCCTTCTGCCGCTCCAGGTCGGGGCGGCCGTACCCGTCCGGGTCGCCGCGGAAGGAGAGGCCGACCGTGACGGTTGCCGGGTCGCGGTGGCTGGTGACGATCGCGCCGAGGCCGGGTTCGTTGTAGAGCAGGCCCGCGTGGTCGAGGCGGAGGTGGTTGGGCGCGGTGAACCCGGCGACGTGGTAGCCGAGGTCGGTGCGGAATTTCGCCTCCGGGCCGAACGCGGCCGTGCGCACGCCGGAGTGGATGCCGTCCGCGCCGACGACCAGGTCGAACCGGCGCGGGGCACCGTGCCGGAAAGTGACGTCGACGCCGTCGGCGGTCTCGGCGAGCGAGGTGATGCGGTCGCCGAAGACGTACTCGGTGTAGCCCTTGGTGTGGTCGTAGAGGACGCGGGCGAGGTCGCCGCGCAGGACTTCCAGCTCGCCGTTGGTGAACCCGCTAGGCAGGGTGAAGGCGGGCTGCCCGGACGGATCGAGCTGCACCTGCTCGCGCAGCGCGGTCTCGTGCTCGCGCAGGTCGTCGAGCAGGCCCATCGCTTCGACGAGCTTCATCTGCTCGCCGCGGAAGTCGACGGCCTGCCCGCCCGGACGCAGCTGCGGCGCGGCCTCGACGACGGTCACCGAATAGCCGTAACGGTGCAGCCAGTAGGCGGCGGACGGACCCGCGACGCTGGCGCCGGACACGAGAACGGTCTTGCTGGTCATCTCTGCTCCCCTGGATCGGTAGGCGATGCGGCAAGACTGCGGCGCACCGCTTACCGCGCCCGCACGGAGCGCTGACGGTCTCGGTCAGTCCTGCGCCAGCCGGGCGAGCATCCGGGAGAACACGCGGCCGAGCAGCTCCAGCTCGGGGCCGCTGACCTGGTCGAAGAAATACCGGCGCACGAGTTCGCCGTGCTGCTGCTCGGCCGCCGCGACCGCGGCGCGCCCCGCTTCGGTGAGCCGGACGTTCGCCCCGCGCGCGTCCTCGGTGCAGTTCTCGCGCGTGACCAGCCCGCGCTTGCACATCCGGCTCACGTGATGCGACAGCCGGCTGCGGTCCCATTCGACGGTCGCGCCGAGTTCGCGCATCCGCAGCACGCCGTCCGGTTCGTTCGCGAGCGGGACGAGGAGGGCGTAGTCGGCCCCGGAGATCCCGGCGTCGCGCTCCAGCTGCCGGTCGAGCGCGCTGCCGAGCGCCCGCTGCACGCGCTGGTAGGAACACCAGACCTCGGCCTCGCGCCGATCCGCCGCCACGTCCGCCATCCGGTGATTCTACTAAGAGCGGGCGGGATTTCGCGCCGGTGCGTAAGTTGGGAGAGTGACCAGGTCCGAGCGAGAAACCTTCTTTCGTGCCTTCCACGCAAGCCATCCGGCGGTTACGTCGCGCGCGTTCGGCGGTGGGTGCGGTGCCGACGGACGGTCGAGCTACGAGCTGCTCCTCGACGAGATCGCCGGTCCGGGGCGCGTGCTCGACCTGGCCTGCGGCGACGGTTTTCTGCTCGACCTCCTTGCCGCGGCGGGACATCAGGCCGTCGGGATCGATCTGTCGAGCACGGATCTCGCCCTCGCCAAGCAGCGTTCGGCGACCGTGGTCGAGGGGCGGGCACAGCAACTCCCGTTCGCGGACCACACTTTCGACGCCTGCGTGTCGCACATGGCGTTCATGCTGATGTCCGACATCGACGAGGTGGCCGCGGAGCTGGCCCGCGTGCTGCGGCCGGGCGGACAGCTCTCGCTCGTGCTCAGCGGCGGAGCGGCCGGAGACGACGCACGCACGCTGTTCGGCAAGCTGTTGCGGGAAATTCTCGCCGGAGTCCCGGCTGAACAGCGGTTGTCTCCACTCGGCGACGAGCGCACGGCGACTCAGGCGGGGCTGGACGAAATCCTCGCTCCCGCTGGATTCGGTCCGGTTCGGTGGCGTACCGAGGAGATCGACTTCAGCGGTTCACTCGATCAGGTCTGGGATTTCGTCTCGACCTTCTACAACCTGTTCCCGCTGAGCGAATCGGCTTCCGGTGCGCTCGAAACCGCGTTTCGCACCCAAGCACCCGCGCTGGCCAGGCCCGACGGGCTGATTCCGCTTGCCTTCCAAGTACATCTCGCCAGCACTCACACCGTCCACAAAGGACATTGAGCCCGCACTAGTGGCACCTGTCACCTTCTGGCAAGATCGGGGACTCTGACGTCTCCAGTTCACGCCGAAGGGGCAAGGCATTGGGTCTGGGCAGGAAACTGGCCGCCGCCACCACCGCGGTCTGCGCGGCGACGGCGTTGTGCACCGCGGCGCCGGCGAACGCCGCGCCCGCGGCGATCGACTGGAAGCCGTGCCCCACCGGGCAGGGGGTCGAATGCGGCAAGCTCACCGTGCCGCTCGACTGGGACCGGCCCGGGGACGGCACGATTCAGCTCGCGCTCGCGCGGCGCAAGGCCACCGATCCCGCGCACCGGATCGGTTCGGTGCTCATGGATCCCGGCGGGCCGGGCGGCGCGGGAGCGGGCGAAGTGCAGAGCGGCTGGTCACTGTCGCCCAAGGTCACCGCACGGTTCGACACGGTCGGGTTCGATCCGCGCGGGGTCGGGGAAAGCACCGCGATCCAGTGCGGCCTCGACGAACTCACCGCGAAAAACCCGGTGCTGCCGAAGGATTCCGGCGAATTCCAGCAGCTGCTCGGCTACAACCGCGCCCTCGGCCGCAGCTGCGACAAGATGACCGGGCCGCTCGCCAGCCGCTCGGACACCCGCAGCGTGGTGCGCGACATGGACGCGATCCGCGCCGCGCTCGGCGAGGAAAAGCTCACCTACTACGGCGTTTCCTACGGCACGCTGATGGGCCAGCAGTACGCCGAGGCGTACCCGGACCGGGTGCGCGCGCTCGTGCTCGACAGCAACATGGACCACTCGATCCGCAGCACCTGGGAGTTCCTGAAGACGGAAACCGAGGCCACGCAAGAGTTGTTCGGGCAGTTCGCCGAGTGGTGCGACCGGACGACGGCGTGCGCACTGCACGGACAGGACGTCCGCGCGGTGGTGGCGGACCTGTACGCCCGCGCCGAACGCGGCGACCTCGGCACTCCGGACGACAAACTCGACCCGATGGCGTTCGTCAGCCTCGTCTCGCACAACTTCTACGGCCCCACCTGGGACAAGCTCGCGAAGAGCCTCGTCGACCTGCGCAACGGGAAACCGGCCGAGTCGTCCTTCGCCAAGGACGACACCCCGGTTCCGAACCCGTTCAACAGCATCTTCTGCTCGGACTGGCGGCTGCCGGTCACCAGCTACCCGCAGCTCGACGGCTACCGGCGCGCGCTCGCCACGGTGTCGCCTGACCTGCACTTCTCGCCGCTGGGCTGGAACGCGGCGGCCGGATGCGCCGGCTGGCCGAGCCCGGTGCGCAACCCGCAGCACCCGCTGTCGATCCGCCCGGGCGTGCCGATGCTGCTGCTGAACAGCCGTTACGACCCGGCCACACCGTACGGCTGGGCGGTGCGCGCGGCGCAGCAGTCCGGTGCGCCGCTGCTCACTTACGACGGCTGGGGCCACGGCGCCTACTTCAAGAAGAGCCAGTGCGTCACCGACGCAGCCGACGCCTTCCTGATCGACGGCTCGAACCCGGGTCGCGGCAAGCATTGCGCGGCCGTCGAGCCGGGTGTCCAGTCCAGGATGGACGGTCCCCGGCCGCCGGTCACACAGCTGTACTGAGCCGACGAAAAGCGGGACCCTGATCGGATCAGGGTCCCGCTTTTTCGTGGCCGCGGCCGCTCAGTAGTCGTCACGCCCGGTGAACTGCTGTTCCAGCAGCTCGGCCGAACCGGCGACGAGTTCGAGCGGATCGGTGAACTCGTTGAGGTCGAGGTTCAGCAGCGGCAGCGAATGCCGGAGCACGAGGTGTTCGCCCATCACCACGAGCCCGCCGACCACCAGCGTCTGGCCTACCTCCGTCAGCACGGTGAGCAGATCGACCTCGTCCACGCGCGCGAACGGGGTCGCGATCTGCACCCAGTCCTCGCGCTGGTCGAAAATCTCCCGGGCGATCACCACGACCTGCGCGCGCCCCGTCGTTTCCGCGTCGTCGCCGAACAGGACCCGGATCCGGATTTCGCCCGGGTCGTCCCGGATCACCCGGTAGGTCTGCCTGATGTAGGCGACCAGGTCATTCCACTGCGCCACGCGCTTCCTCCCGTTGGTAGGCAACGAAGATCAGCGTAGCGGGACAACCCGCGCGGCAGCGGGGCGTCAGAGCAATTTCCACGCTCCGGTGAGCGCCTCGCGCAGGATCTGCTCCATCTCGTCGAACTGCGGCTGGTCGCAGATCAACGGCGGCGATAGCTGGACCACCGGCTCGGCGCGGTCGTCGGCACGGCAGTAAAGCCCGCCCTCGAACAGCGCGTCCGAGAGATAACCGCGCAAAATGCGTTCCGATTCCTCGGCGG
The nucleotide sequence above comes from Amycolatopsis sp. AA4. Encoded proteins:
- a CDS encoding alpha/beta hydrolase, with protein sequence MGLGRKLAAATTAVCAATALCTAAPANAAPAAIDWKPCPTGQGVECGKLTVPLDWDRPGDGTIQLALARRKATDPAHRIGSVLMDPGGPGGAGAGEVQSGWSLSPKVTARFDTVGFDPRGVGESTAIQCGLDELTAKNPVLPKDSGEFQQLLGYNRALGRSCDKMTGPLASRSDTRSVVRDMDAIRAALGEEKLTYYGVSYGTLMGQQYAEAYPDRVRALVLDSNMDHSIRSTWEFLKTETEATQELFGQFAEWCDRTTACALHGQDVRAVVADLYARAERGDLGTPDDKLDPMAFVSLVSHNFYGPTWDKLAKSLVDLRNGKPAESSFAKDDTPVPNPFNSIFCSDWRLPVTSYPQLDGYRRALATVSPDLHFSPLGWNAAAGCAGWPSPVRNPQHPLSIRPGVPMLLLNSRYDPATPYGWAVRAAQQSGAPLLTYDGWGHGAYFKKSQCVTDAADAFLIDGSNPGRGKHCAAVEPGVQSRMDGPRPPVTQLY
- a CDS encoding FAD-dependent monooxygenase — protein: MTSKTVLVSGASVAGPSAAYWLHRYGYSVTVVEAAPQLRPGGQAVDFRGEQMKLVEAMGLLDDLREHETALREQVQLDPSGQPAFTLPSGFTNGELEVLRGDLARVLYDHTKGYTEYVFGDRITSLAETADGVDVTFRHGAPRRFDLVVGADGIHSGVRTAAFGPEAKFRTDLGYHVAGFTAPNHLRLDHAGLLYNEPGLGAIVTSHRDPATVTVGLSFRGDPDGYGRPDLERQKDIVTEVFAGAGWELPRLLAAVADAPDLYFDTVGQIKLDSWSRGRVVLLGDAAWCAGPGGSGTGLAMMGAQVLAGELAAAGGDHATAFARYEQRLRKPARVGQRNGAGSGDFLVPSTEEKLRKRNRMYRQLSGPIGRRVFEYMGNRAANAVKYREYPQPRAHALP
- a CDS encoding MerR family transcriptional regulator; amino-acid sequence: MRIGELAQRAGTTTRALRFYEAQGLLPATRAANGYREYDEDHLRLVKEIQTLRTVGFSLDDTRPFVDCLRTGHDAGDACPASVEVYRRKLAEVEACMRDLAAVRSALLDKLAAAAARPADPCTAESEESR
- a CDS encoding class I SAM-dependent methyltransferase, whose amino-acid sequence is MTRSERETFFRAFHASHPAVTSRAFGGGCGADGRSSYELLLDEIAGPGRVLDLACGDGFLLDLLAAAGHQAVGIDLSSTDLALAKQRSATVVEGRAQQLPFADHTFDACVSHMAFMLMSDIDEVAAELARVLRPGGQLSLVLSGGAAGDDARTLFGKLLREILAGVPAEQRLSPLGDERTATQAGLDEILAPAGFGPVRWRTEEIDFSGSLDQVWDFVSTFYNLFPLSESASGALETAFRTQAPALARPDGLIPLAFQVHLASTHTVHKGH
- a CDS encoding MarR family winged helix-turn-helix transcriptional regulator; this encodes MADVAADRREAEVWCSYQRVQRALGSALDRQLERDAGISGADYALLVPLANEPDGVLRMRELGATVEWDRSRLSHHVSRMCKRGLVTRENCTEDARGANVRLTEAGRAAVAAAEQQHGELVRRYFFDQVSGPELELLGRVFSRMLARLAQD